gcaccccatatttctacggCATAGTTTACatttgatgagaatagggcatgataagTAGTTTTTAGTACACCCATAgccttacaatatttgctaatcaaaTTTATAGCTAATacattcttcgacagcttacaGTCCAAGGAATCGATATGCGTGTCCTatttgaggctgtcctggattgtaattcccaagaactttgtccatttttccttttttacaatgtcatttcctatggataatttcatgcCAAATTCTATTGGTTTCCTTAtgttaaattccatcattgcagtctttgaagcacttacatttagatggcgttcattaaaatacttgactatttcattagttacactgttgcacagTACCTCCAGACTGTCATAGTCTTCATGTTTACACACAAAtgatgtatcatctgcatacaatatttttttacaattagcAGAACGATACTGtatatctagaatgaaattttcactctacagtggagtgtgcactgatatgaaacttcctggcagattaaaactgtgtgctggaccgagactcgaactcgggacctttgcctttcgcgggcaagtgctctaccgactgagctacccaagcatgactcacgccccgtcctcacagcttaaccttaaggttcgcaggagagcttctgtaaagtttggaaggtaggagatgaggtattggcggaattgaagctgtgaggacggggcgtgagtcatgcttgggtagctcagtcggtagagcacttgcccgcgaaaggcaaaggtcccgagttcgagtctcggtccggcacacagttttaatctgccaggaagttttgataCTGTATATaattaacataaatcaagaaaataaggggtcccaagacagaaccttgaggcactccatatttgatatcaGTCATTTTAGATTTGAaagacccactgtttgttttaagcaagacaaattgttttctattgctcatatatgaTTTTATTAACTCACATCCAGTCTCTCTAAtacccaggttccacagcttgtTGACACAATCagaagctttttctagatcaaggaacactccagtTACATACTCCTTGTTCTCTATGGCAGTAATTATTTTGTCTATTGATTGTGCTGCGGCTACTGAAgttgacttgtttttcataaagcTATTCTGATTTTCAAATATAAAATTGTATTGCCTCAGGGATGTCATTAGTCTggtataaataactttctcaactaccttagaaaatgcaggtatgattgagatggggcggtagttttcaattttagatttatcacctATCTTGTAAATCAGGGTTATTTGTGCTATCTTTAGactatctgggaaacaacctgatgcaaTTACATCATAGAATCAGATATGCTGTCTATGCATCTTTTCAGTGTACTGAAAGACAATCCATCGTAGCcagctgattttgtatttttaatgacCTTACTAAGTTTTTGATTTCCTTGCTTTGGTTGGGACCAAGTTTATGCTATTCAAAAAAAACCTAAAGGAGTTTCTATTGGAAAAATGtttctactctttagatgaattCTTCAACAGAGATCAGTAATTTGAGTAGTAATTCagattatttcctttgtcattgttatatgtattgttttttatcactattgtatttttgtattgtattgtttattatcttgattatacactcctggaaattgaaataagaacaccgtgaattcattgtcccaggaaggggaaactttattgacacattcctggggtcagatacatcacatgatcacactgacagaaccacaggcacatagacacaggcaacagagcatgcacaatgtcggcactagtacagtgtatatccacctttcgcagcaatgcaggctgctattctcccatggagacgatcgtagagatgctggatgtagtcctgtggaacggcttgccatgccagttccacctggcgcctcagttggaccagcgttcgtgctggacgtgcagaccgcgtgagacgacgcttcatccagtcccaaacatgctcaatgggggacagatccggagatcttgctggccagggtagttgacttacaccttctagagcacgttgggtggcacgggatacatgcggacgtgcattgtcctgttggaacagcaagttcccttgccggtctaggaatggtagaacgatgggttcgatgacggtttggatgtaccgtgcactattcagtgtcccctcgacgatcactagtggtgtacggccagtgtaggagatcgctccccacaccatgatgccgggtgttggccctgtgtgcctcggtcgtatgcagtcctgattgtggcgctcacctgcacggcgccaaacacgcatacgaccatcattagcaccaaggcagaagcgactctcatcgctgaagacgacacatctccattcgtccctccattcacgcctgtcgcgacaccactggaggcgggctgcatgatgttggggcgtgagcggaagacggcctaacggtgtgcgggaccgtagcgcagcttcatggagacggtggcgaatggtcctcgccgataccccaggagcaacagtgtcccaaatttgctgggaagtggcggtgcggtcccctacggcactgcgtaggatcctacggtcttggcgtgcatccgtgcgtcgctgcggtccggtcccaggtcgacgggcacgtgcaccttccaccgaccactggcgacaacatcgatgtactgtggagacctcacgccccacgtgttgagcaattcggcggtacgtccacccggcctcccgcatgcccactatacgccctctctcaaagtccgtcaactgcacatacggttcacgtccacgctgtcgcggcatgctaccagtgttaaagactgcgatggagctccgtatgccacagcaaactggctgacactgacggcggcggtgcacaaatgctgcgcagctagcgccattcgacggccaactccgcggttcctggtgtgtccgctgtgccgtgcgtgtgatcattgcttgtacagccctctcgcagtgtccagagcaagtatggtgggtctgacacaccggtgtcaatgtgttcttttttccatttccaggagtgtattattgtatTGTACCAATTCTGAATCATTCATCTACCATGTGTAATATatcagtatgttttgtattgtatgatatctatattgtatctgctttgactcattccacatccaagCGTAATCATGCCATactggatctatggaatatgtatctcaaataaataaataaatatgctttGTTTGATTGGATTGCCCTTATATCTATACTGAATATTCTTAAAATGGTCattgacagattttccaacagaagaaatgtactcattaaaaacatttgcaatctgacaTTGACATTTCATGATATGCCCTTTATGGCTTATAGTAAAATCACTAATTGATCTGCCCTTACAATCCCTAAAGTtatttattactttccaaacagctaaaccagtgttagtagagtttcttaacattgtggctacatatttacttttagtttctagCAGCAGATCTTTATAATAATCATGATAGCTCTTAAATTCTACCTTTattctactattattattattatttaccacTGCATATTGGAAAAGTCTAAGTTTCTCTCTTGCTGtttttacttcatgatttatccAGTTATTGTTTTGCatctttttgcagtcatttactgtaaagGTCATTTCTGGGCATGAGACACTGAAGCAGTAATAAAAATCTGATGCAAattcactgaaagtaatgctgtttCTTTAACCCCATTGAAATATTTTCAGCAGACTGTTGAGATATTTAACATTGTCACCATTGGTgattctttttttcacatattgtttctcttttctattgacatgACGATTTTCAGCTTCTATTGATACCTGTATTGCATGGTGGTCAGAAATGGAAAGCTTCAGAGCTGATGCACTGCATGTAAAGTGAGACATGTTAGTTATAATGTTGTTAACACATGATTTTATACTATTGACCTCCCTAGTAGGCTCGtttatcagaaatgttaagttaaattgaGCTGATATTAGCATTAGTTTTTTAGATACAGAGTCATTGGACAGCAAGTCAATGTTTATATCTCCAGTTAGTATTATGTTAACCCAGCCATTTTTATTGCAATGTTTACTGTCagtgtcaataagcaggtcattaAGAATATCAAAGAAAATATCTAGGCTACCAGATTGAGGTCtgtataggcctataataatatatttttaataaaaatgaaactcctccaactgtacttaagattttatatgtaTTTTGCTACTAGTTTCGACTTTGCgccaatgccatcttcaggcccgtacactttcatgaaatcagttgtgtgtggctcagtactaGAAGTCCACgatgagaccaacacgtgctccacatggatggcgggcagtagcTAGTGTGAAGTTTAAACTTCacactagttactgcccgccatccatgtggagcacgtgttggtctcactgtggacttctagtactgagccacacacaattgatttcatcaaagtgtacgggcctgaagatgacattgaCGCAGTGACAAAACTAGtagcaaaataaatataaaatcttaagtacagctggaagactttcatttttaataaaaattatatcagCTGAGTCCCActttcatccaatttaaatatggatgtacgaagattataataattaagttctctttcccCCACTTATAATTAATTGCTGCTAGTTCTATTACACCCTCAATGCTGAAAGCACTTACATCTATTACACTCTAATTACTACTGCTGGCTGCAAATATTGCTACCCCACTACCATGTTTCTCTTTTCTAGTGAAGGCAGAGCAAAAGATCATGGAGAGTGGCTTACATACACTAATTAGCACATCTGTGTACCAGTGTTCACTTATAACTAAAACATCAGGGTTATCATTTGCTGCAGTGGTATACAACTCATTGTGCTTATTGCTaagactttgaaagttctgctgAATTAATCTGAATGTGAGTTTGGATTGTTGAACACTTGATGGACGTGTTACCCTACCAGACTGATTGTTTTTAAGACTACAAGGGTTTTGCTGTATGATATTAAGGCTGAGTTTCTCCTGCTGGACCATACAGGGAAGTTTAGAGCTATCAGGCTGTCCAGCAGGGTTTACAAGTTTCCCCAGCTTGTCAGCAGTAGCTGTTTGTGTGGCAGGTCCTGTTTGGGTGGGTTGTGCCATTCCATAGCAATGCACTTATTTACACTGCTTTGTGTATTGTTTTGTCTGATTTCATCAATAATTAATTTACTCACAATCTTTTTATGTCTCTTATTCATGTGCATGGCATGAGTTGTGTGCAGGTCTCTATCTAGGTTACTGACATTTACCAAAGACACATTGCgaaatttattacatattgttTTAACCCTATCATTTGTTTTATGCACTTCCAAGTTCACAATAGATTGGTCTATTAGATCATGTCTCTATGGAATGTTAACGACAATTACTTTAGTGCCAGTCAACTTACCAAGTGTTATTTTTATGTGCCTGATAgcgtcatttgcttgatttttagccACATCATTTGTACCACCAATGATAATGACATAATCATTTGCAGAGAAAGATTCACTGTCTTGCACACATGACTTCACCACAGCAGAAGGAGGTGTACCTGGTTGAATGTGAGCCACAGCTGTAAAGTCATCTTGGATACTCGTAATGTTTTGAGCTATTTCGTGACCATGACtgtctcttcttgtacttctggTTCTTCTCGCTTCTTCTACTGCCGTTTTGGAAGAGTTTCTTGCATACATTTTCATGGATTACACTGTCATTTCTTTCATGGATTTCACTATCGTGACATTGAACATTTTAAGTAATTGTTAATTTTAAgtaattattaaaacaaaatttACAAGTGGTGACAGCTTAGTaagacagtctgaaaacaaatcaGAAGCTACATGGGGTATTGTGAAGGCTTGAACACAAAAGAGATGTGAAGACCTAGACATCATtatcaaaaacacagaaaatgtcaatattaaATAACAAGATTTGCCAAATCATATAAACACTTATTTGATAAAGGCAACAACTTCATTAAGTTCTAAATTTACAAACCAAGAAAAACAACAAATTCCAACAGCTGCTTATAGCATGAGGGTAGGGCCCAAAAATGAACATGAAGTGTTAAAAGTGATAAAAAAAGCTTGAAACCTAAAATGTCGGCAGGAATAGATGAAGTGCCAGTGTCTATCATAACAATGACAGTTCCACCGATTACAGATTACAAGGCCATTGGCCCACATAGCCAACTTACCATTTAGTGAAGGATTGGTTCTAGAAAGACTGAAAATCTCAAAAGTGAAGCTGTTATTCAAAAACAACAACAAGTATAAGGTAGAAAACTATTGACCAATATCACTCCTTCcagcattttccaaaatatttgaaaaactgatgaaacacagaatcaacaaatatctaaatgaccataTTGCTAAACAATAATCAGCATGTCTTCCAGGGATCTAAAAATATAGAAGCAGTGCTAATGTGTACCATTGACAAATAATCAAAAGCATGGAAAAAGAAAAGAGCACAGTAGGAGTAAATTTAGATCTCTCAAAAGCATTTGATACTATCAATCATGGCATTCTTTCAGAAAAATTGAGTGTGTTAGGTATTCAAGGGACAGGGAAAAagtgatttgaaccatacctacaAAACATAACACAGACTGTAGGACCGATGTCAGCTTGCTCccaccaaaaaataaaataaaaaattaaaatcagattCAAAAAAGTTGGAAATAAGAGTACCACACGGCAGCATtctagatcccatagtatttcttgTCAATACAAATTACATGCACACATTAGATGGTGCAGCAAAAAccatactatttgctgatgatgctggtgtgataataagtgcaccaaagcaaCTGCTTCAAACAACTATTGCTCAAGTCCTAAGGAATGTACACTCTTAGTTCAGTGCAAACAGGCTGTcattaaatgcaaataaaataaattgtatacAGTTTGGGAAAATAAGCCAAAATTTAACTCTTTATCTAGTGTTGGGTGACAAAGCCATAGACAGAGTGATATCTACAAAACTGCTAGGGACAGatgttgatgaaaacttaaattttattgactgtgtatTGAAATTTTCACAGAAACTTAATCTGGTGTGTTTTGCTCTTAGAATTATTACAAATGCCTGTATCTCAGAGGGTGCCAGGTTGATATATTTAAgctattttcagtttcttgcatcacatggaataatattttggggtcccAGTCTTCTTTGTTACAGAAGAAGGCTTTACGAACAATAACTCAGTCACCCACAGGCTCACGGCAGACCCATACTCAAAAAGCTTTAAATACTAACagtaccttcatatatatatatatataaaggtgttTTATATGTCAGGGCCCACCTTGCAGATTTTCAAACAAATGCTGACTTCCATAAATACAAAATAGCACAGCACTCTATATtatgcaaacaaaaaaataaaataaaataaacactcaATGGCACTGGTACCAAACTTTACAACAGACTGCCAGTCAACATCAGAAagttagaagatgaaaacaaatttacaGCAGAATTTAAAAAGTTTCTACTCAAACAATTCTTCTACTTGGTTAATTACCCTTTAGGCCAATAAACATTTTCTGAATGTTTATATTCAGGGAAAATTGAAAATATTGTCTTTTTCTCCTAAACATTTTATTATATTAGCACATGTAATGGACAGCTGTCATGTCATGAAAAATCTTTTCTTAATTAATGTAATGTATATAAGGATTTGCTGTCTAGGAAGGACAAAACTAAAGCCCTATGGAAAACAGACTATGCCACTGCAATACCACAAACATATATGTATATAAAGTTGTTTTACTATGTATTTTATGATTTTGTATTATTCGGTGTTACTATGTATTGTACAATCTTGCATTATTCTGTGTTACTACATATTGTATAACCCAATATATTTTTGTCtataactttttttatttacacatttgTATGTTCCATTTCCATGAAGTGGTTTCCCATAAATTTACATGTACATTTGGACAACatccataaaatatttattgtctacAGAAGGAtaaatgaaacaattaaaaaataaataaataaatgttgaattgtggcattttatttatattaaatacAGTCTATTAAAATATAATATAAAGCATCACATTTACATAAATCTATCATACGTAATCAGAAAAAGTTCTTCAGTTCTTCAGTTATTGAAAGTCATAAACAGTCATTCATATCTTGCATTCAGTAACACATTAAATCAGTAGTTAAAACTCCATATCATCATTATCTTTTGGGCGAGTCAAATTAGTTTATCCTCATCTGGTACGACAAATGTTAAAAATTGTGATTACTCTTTAAATTCTACACCACCATAATCTTGTGTGGAAGTCATAGCTGGTATATCCTCTTCTGGTCCTGCAAACTCCAAACAATGTGCTCACTCTTCAAATTCCGTATCAGAATCATCTTGTGTTATACTTATTACTAGTGTACCCTCCACTGATCTAACAAATTCTACAGGTTCACTGTCACTATCACTTTGCAATGGATTGACTGCTGAGGTGTCTACTTCTGTTTCCACAATCTCTTCATATAGCATTACATAGTCACATTCCAGGTCACTATCATTTCCATATGGTGACATTTCTGTTGTGATGTCTTCTGGTTCCACTAGCTCAATAGGGCTTTGTACATGTGTTAATGATGCTGCCAACTCTGCTAAAATTAAGAGGTttgcaaaaatatttgcattgtttttttcttcagtttttttctttgATTCAGATTTTCTGTTGTCCTCATATAGAGGTGAACAGTGTATGCTGGAGTGATGTGGTGACTGAACTGCATCCTGACCTGTTGCCACATGTGCAACAAGCGATGGTAATAATGATGTCGCCAACTCGGCCAGTATTAATAATCCTGCAAAGGCACTGACCTGAACTGTTTCCTCAATATTTTTATTGGGCATATTTCTGCTGGTCCCCTCATCTACATTTGATTGTTCCTCGTCAGAGTGTAGTTGGACAATATGATTTACCCCATGACTGTCTGTAAGTTTAACTCCTTGATTAACATTTTTGTCATGTGGCATGCTCTTTAGTTCTGTTGCATTATATGTGTCTTCTTGTAGTTCATTTGTCTCCATACTCATCCTGTTAGGGAGAGAAAAAACaatgactgtcaaaaatgaaagatTAACCAATATATATAGCTGTCTGTGTGCTAGAATTCTGTACTGTTACATATGTTGTCAAGGTGGGGGGGATTGGCAATCATCCTTTAAAAGAAGATATCCTTGCATTTTTCTGAGGTTATTCAGGTAAATCATGGGGAAAATAATTCTGGTTGGTGAAACAGCAATTTTCCTGATGTATGTGCTTATAGCAGACCTCGCAGGcatgcaggacaatgctgaaggaaaagaagaagaagatacacgtGCTTATGAATAAAAATACTCTGAGGTGTACATGTGAcagtaaaagtgaaaaataaataacTCAGAAAGTATTGTCAGTGGTCTGAGGTGTCACTTAACAAAACGCTCAGGTTAAGACCTGGAGTTATTATTTTAAGGAAATCAATGCACACGTAGGGGAAATGAAAATTCAATACTCAAGTAATACTTCCACACATGTAATAGTCTGAATGCACAGGTTAGAACAATGAATTTCTGATGATGATGGAATAGAAATCCCAGTAACAATATTCAGTctctaaataaatcaataaaattttgttacaaaagtaGCAAATTGTGAAGTTATAAGTCAACAACCTGTTATAATAAAGCACTAACTAAATAGTTTGCATTTCAACATGTGTACATCAAGAGTCACAGAGGAATTAGAGGATTAGAGGAAATGGACAGGAAGAAAAAATTAATAGCAAGGGTTCTGGATAATGCGCTCATGAGTAGTTATAATCTTTTCAAAAAGTGGTAGCCCTCAAGCAGTGCTCTGAAGACATTTTTGAAACAACCATGATGGACATGGAATAGAGCTGTAAATACTACTCGAAGCACATAAATGTGGAAGAAGTACTGTCCGACATGAAACAGACTATGACAAAGTGGACtgaaataggtttaacatcaggaaAAAAACTGAGTTGTTAATGGGAAATCCTGAATGAAATACAGAGCAAACACAACACATGTGCTGTACAGTGGCTTTTAGCGTATATATGTAGatcatttttggaaggtgactatcaacagCCATCAAGTAAtgcataaaatgcatgtttgacaatCAGCTGTTTTTATATTAAACACAAATATCAACTGGTTTCAGTCTTGGGCCATTTTCAcagataagggttaaaatggttaaAGCCAGCAAGTGTCAAGAACTGGGATGCACTTATGATGGAATTTCTTTTTATGATTCATGAAGTACATTCAAAATTTTTGTTGTGTACTTGGAAGAACTGATTTGATGTGGAACTAATATTGTATTTCACTCTATATGAAAGTAAGACTGAGGTTTTAACATACCTTTGATAATAATATCATTGGAGATTGAGTACAAGTTTAGATtgggaaaggatagggaaggaaatcacgTATGCCATTTCGTTTCacgtaatgacaaatgtaatgtggtgGTTTAAGCCATTTTAGCCCTTATCCATGAAGATGGTTCAAGACTGAAACCAGttcatatttgggtttaaaatgaaaacagctgatggtcaaacatgcattttatacatataTGCAGGTGGCTACATTGTCCCAGTTGACTACACTGTACTAGTTCTGCAGCCATTAGAGAACATCAAGCCATGTAGTGAACGATTTATTCTGCAATCTGTTTGAACAGATATGCAGGGTGAACCCAAACTCCACAATAAAATTTTGAaggttgttcaggaatattttctaaGTATGTTGGTATAAGGTACCTGAAGTCTCCAGTGTCTCATTTACAGATTAATTGTATTTCACGTGATTTCTTACCCC
This portion of the Schistocerca serialis cubense isolate TAMUIC-IGC-003099 chromosome 3, iqSchSeri2.2, whole genome shotgun sequence genome encodes:
- the LOC126469613 gene encoding uncharacterized protein LOC126469613, with the translated sequence MSMETNELQEDTYNATELKSMPHDKNVNQGVKLTDSHGVNHIVQLHSDEEQSNVDEGTSRNMPNKNIEETVQVSAFAGLLILAELATSLLPSLVAHVATGQDAVQSPHHSSIHCSPLYEDNRKSESKKKTEEKNNANIFANLLILAELAASLTHVQSPIELVEPEDITTEMSPYGNDSDLECDYVMLYEEIVETEVDTSAVNPLQSDSDSEPVEFVRSVEGTLVISITQDDSDTEFEE